ACGAAGTGACTGAAACaacaagaaccaaacaaaagcagtattcccacgacttcaaactaatattaattcaCCACACAAGAACATAAGTTTCGGTGATCGAGATGCTAGAAAAACCATCCTTCCTAGAGACACAAAGCCGACGATAGAGATGTTAGAAGAACCATCCCTTTCCGGAGACAGAAAGCCGGTAGTAAAGAGCTTTGAGAGCCTCTTTCCCCAGAATCTTATCCGTTTCCGGTGGTGGTGAAAACCACCAACCACCGGAGCAAGAGAAAGAAGACCGACAGCTACTCTTCTAACTAGAGTTTTTTGTCTGACAAAAATAATTTCCTAAGACAGTATTTTGAaactacattgattttataaatagttttatttatctcaaatattattagttAGATAAGTATAATTAGTCAcgaacttatatatatttctgtcGTTTTCTTATTAAAAGGTAGATTAAGGTAAAAGGAGTCAATGCTACTATCGAAGATATATCACTCAATATTATTATTAAGGTAGATTCAGAGAAACATATACTTTCTCTTTTTGATAATTTGCTAAGAAAAATAGACTTGTACGACTGGGTTTTCTGTTACTGGAACATAAACAAAACTACTAAGCTGttgttagaaaaaaaactaCTAAACTGCAACGATTTAAATTATTTGCATCTTAGCTAGTTTGCTTACCTCACATTCACGTGATGCAGAACGACCTAGCACGAATTCCATGTCCTACTGGACCACTAAACGCAAAATTAaactattttctcttttttttttaccacaaactattttctttttaataaatgaaaatactCACTTAGTATCACCAAACtttagcaagaaaaaaaaactaaaaataaatgaGTTATTTAGCTTCTTCAAAAAGAACTGGTAATGTCTTTTCTTAGCTGAATTCaaaacatcattttaaaaatcttttctagtgcaaaacattaattttataatgtcTTTTTGATAATCCAGCTTTTAATCTCCGGGGACTGGGGGTCCATATAAATACTCCAGTGGCCACACGCTGCTGtcatttaattttctaaactgTTCTtctctttctattattttaaacaattttccGTTTTCAAAAGCTTTACGGCGGGTATTAActtcaaaaatttatattttacatgaaTCTCATTTTTTCCCAAacacaataaataaaatatactaatagaaaacaaatgggaTATTTTGGGACGTGCATGTGCATCCTGGCATgaatattaattgagaaacccTTAATTGGTTAGAGTACTGGCCTTCGTCCTTCGCATTTGCATTAAATTGTCCTTTACACCATCTCACCGATTTGCTACCATTTCTTGGTTATTAATCATCAGTTAGTCTGAGCTTGTAGATATTGAAATTGAAATACGTGAAGGACTAAGGACGGTACTTGATAGTTTATGGTGGTGATGGATTACAATGAAagaaaatttgtatataaaaagaCAATCGAAGATCGAGAAAAGCATTCACAACGCACAGTTTTCCGGCACAAAACTATGGTTTTCTCTGCTTAATCGTTCTTGCCAAAAACACCATTTTTCATAAACTTCTTTTAAATAACTCACCATCGAATTCGTGTATAATTTTAATACGTGccaaatttatattaaagagATTTCACTATTTGTGCATGTTAATTTATTACGTTCAAAACGAATGTTTAGGATAAAATTAGCTAACCACATTTCCATTTCCGTAattcttttttataatttttttttttgtaacaagcTTTGAAAAAAGGattaaacccgggtcaatgatgacatAAGCCTAACCTCAATCCGGAGGTATAGCCCACGGATAGACTCTCTCCTGgacattcaaatgagtcgaaatcaataactcatatccgtgtggccggtgggaTTTTAACCCGGATTCATCTTATTGGGTTCTTTTTTATAATGCTATTTTAGTTATTCTTTTCTTCTTGGAAATTACGGACGTcgaatttttgtttagtttgtaATCTAGTCTTTGTAGCCATGCAAATAAACTAACTACTGCAACTATGCTTTAAACTTCTCGTACGTAACCGTGCGGCTATATATTATTCTACGTATACTCGTTTGACTATTAAAATTTTGTGCTGAGTGTATATGTTGGCAACCAAATTATATTTGGAGAGCATTTTTATTGTGTGAGCCGAAAGTTAGTTAGAAAATTAACTATTTCCAATCAagtttgaaagttttttttttttttgtaaacatcaAGTTTGAAAGTTAGATGCAGCATCTGCAACTAATTTGTACCATTAATCTGCATTTACTATAGTTTTATAACATCCTATATATGCTATGTTTCTAAAGCTAAACCAGATGAAAGAGTCACTTTCTAGTTTTATAACATCCTATATATGCTATGTTCTCAATTTTAAAGCCAAAAAGTTCTCTCAGTTCTCTAacaaatttagattttttctccagtttttcatatatattaagaGAATAAATTAAAGCCGATTATAGATGCACTAgttacatttttataatttttaaggattagaaaatatattttaaacaattttttatctttttcgaAAAAGATAAAATGTCTAACAGTACAACAGATAAATATATATGGTACAAAGTATCTGTTTTGTAGCAGACAAACACACCTTACTTCATCACCCGATGCCTCAAAATCTCCTCTCTTTAATgtgtatatatgcatatatgtaCATGTTTATAAATAGCTAGATACTCCCATTTTGTACAAAGATATTGCGATGGTATAATCCATCAAATGATCAAAACTTTACCAGATTGTGTAAATCATTTCATTTTTATCCCCTTATAAGGTTTGAAGTTTTGTTTGGTTCAAGCACGTAGTTATGTAAGCATCAACAACACCATGCCGTTACATAGTAGAAAAATGATAGATATGAGTCATATGACGGATCTAATTCCGTAGTTATATAATTGCCTAATACTTTTTCCAAAACGTGAAAAATTTCCCCAGTTTCAATAGTAGGATATTGGCTCGTAACTTTAGCACACATTATTAATCTCTCTGATTTTATAGAGTCGTGTATAACTTTCTTACACCAAGAATATAACGTTTTCAGGGAACTCACAGtctacatatatgtgtatatctctatatatactTAGTAAAACCATCAATAAATACCCCACAACCACAACTCAAGAAACCATTATTCATTCTCTGACTCTTTCCACACCCCTAACAGGAAGATAAAGAGTTCTATATAAAACACACAAGGAGATATTGcaaatacaaaacaaagaaTCTCGAGATTGTTTTCCgaataaaaacacacacattttaTTCCAAAGGATTCAAAGACAATGGCGATTAAAATGTTGACCGCGAGCAAGCTAACCCAAACCACTATGATAAAGCAAATTTTGAAGAGGTGCTCAAGTTTGGGGAAGAAACAGAGTAGTGAATATAATGATGAACAGGAACAAGATGGTGAATCATTTCCTCTAGATGTGCCCAAAGGTCACTTCGTGGTCTACGTAGGGGAGAATCGGGTCAGGTATGTTTTACACATTTCATTTTTGACCCGACCTGAATTTAAGCTTCTTCTACAACAAGCTGAGGAAGAGTTTGGCTTCGATCACGACATGGGCCTCACTATTCCTTGTGAGGAAGTAGCTTTCAAATCCATTATCACCTCCATGTTCTGATCAACATATATTTAGGGTCTGTTGGTTTTTTGTACTTTTAGAGGACTAAGCTTTATTTAGCGTTTAATCTTTAGATAACCTGGGATAATATCGGGTTAGTGTATCCATTAGGAGAGATGCCTCTAAGAATTATCAATAAAATCGTTTTTGGTTATTATCTTGGATTTTGCAAGGAGTAATTAAGAAAATAGtctgatatatattttcttttttttttttgctaagaatgCTAATATCATATTAATGATGTTCAAGATTTTACAAAAAGTTAAATCTACAGACTACTCTATCCTggcaaaaaagaagaaaaaacaggATGGAGCAAAAAGAGCTTAAAATGCCTACAAATTAGATTAACCAACTTGACAGGAGGTTTCGAAATTGCTTTCTGTCCCTCCTAGCCAGAACCGTGTTCTTCACTTCTCTATATATCATCCTTGCAACTACCGCTGGTGGAATGATAATATTGTTATGGTAGACGTTGTTCCTCTGTCTCCACAGGTGGTAGACTGTCGATTGAACAGAAAGCTTGCGGAGGATGATAGAATGTGTTTTCTATTTTCTCTTCATGGCAGTTTGATTTTCTTCTTATAATTTGTGTTTTCTATTTTCTGTCAGTGAatgtgtaatatatatatattcttcttctttggttttAACGGCTATATACATATACTACTGCATAACACTTCCCATTTAAAGAATACATTAACTAATATAGTCTATATACATgtcttattaaaacaaatatttgggTCCAATTGGGATATATAAACTTATTTCATTCACACGACTGGAACACATGGAAGATCATTTGCATATAATATGAAATGAATTTGGTACTTGTTCGACTTTCTAAATTATTCTTTAAGGACAACAATATAAAACTTTATTGTGCGAGCTCGTCCAGGAAAGTAATCAAAAGGACGCCTTCTTTTGGAATAGGCAGTTTCAGCCGTTAAGAACTGTTGAAAATTGAAACTCGTTATAAGAAAGTATTGAAATGTGTATCCAGAGGACCATAACCTTCTCAAGATACACTCCGTAACACACGCATGCAGAAGCAGGCCATATTTGCTACAAATAAATGTTGTTAATTAGCTGGTACGCAGACTGGGATAAAAGTTAAAGGTTCCACGATTTGCTCTAAATTATACGAGTCAGTGGGAATAgttaaatctttattattataataaagcAATAGctaatctatttttttgtgtttaaaaaaatggaattttttttatgtttcttaaagAAATACTAAGTACAATTCGTCGATCTTCGGAATCATCGAACTGTGTTAATATGATTACAGTTAATATAGATCACTGATTATCAAGTATCAACTGTAAAATAGTAGTCCCCTGACAACTTTTTTTACTAGTACATATACAGAAACAAGCTCttattacaaaaagaaaagtatgATAATGAACTGTTGCAAAGCATTATACATTTCTGTAGAATATTTTAAAGTGActggtttataaatcaatacCATATCAACGTCTGAGATATAGCACATGCAAGTGGTACCCACAATTTTGAAATCTAAAAATTAGATCCCTGCAATATGTCTTGGAGTTATGATCCTATTGTCAAGAATGGTACGTGATGGCACACATTTTTTGGTCTTTTGACGGCTTAGATTCAACACGA
The Raphanus sativus cultivar WK10039 chromosome 1, ASM80110v3, whole genome shotgun sequence DNA segment above includes these coding regions:
- the LOC108857418 gene encoding protein SMALL AUXIN UP-REGULATED RNA 54; the protein is MAIKMLTASKLTQTTMIKQILKRCSSLGKKQSSEYNDEQEQDGESFPLDVPKGHFVVYVGENRVRYVLHISFLTRPEFKLLLQQAEEEFGFDHDMGLTIPCEEVAFKSIITSMF